From a single Salvelinus namaycush isolate Seneca chromosome 14, SaNama_1.0, whole genome shotgun sequence genomic region:
- the LOC120059340 gene encoding minor histocompatibility antigen H13-like isoform X1, whose protein sequence is MADVDQGSVLPSETSPLILDGLNSTDSNGTDAVNATVAKFVATPEGTALAYGSLVFMALLPIFFGALRSVNCGKSKVAGENGCDYEYRNSSDMPETITGRDAARFPIIASCTLFGLYLFFKIFSQEYINLLLSMYFFVLGILALSHTMSPFMNRIFPANIPIKQYQLLFTQGSGETKEEIVNYEFDTKDMICLVISTVVGVWYILKKHWIANNLFGLAFALNGVELLHLNNVSTGCILLGGLFVYDVFWVFGTNVMVTVAKSFEAPIKLVFPQDLFQKGLGANQFAMLGLGDIVIPGIFIALLLRFDVSLKKNTRTYFYTSFLAYIFGLGMTIWVMHTFKHAQPALLYLVPACIGFPVVVALLKGELTEMFRYEEVSPEDAAAKEEATEAEKKDK, encoded by the exons ATGGCGGATGTTGATCAAGGATCGGTCTTACCCAGCGAAACTTCACCTCTCATTCTGGATGGTCTGAATTCTACCGACTCAAATGGTACCGACGCTGTCAACGCGACTGTGGCCAAGTTTGTGGCGACACCGGAGGGAACGGCACTGGCATATGGCAGCCTTGTTTTTATGGCTCTGTTGCCCATTTTCTTCGGTGCACTGCGGTCAGTCAACTGTGGCAAAAGCAAG GTTGCTGGAGAAAATGGTTGCGATTATGAGTACAGA AACTCCTCAGACATGCCAGAGACCATCACAGGCAGGGACGCTGCACGGTTCCCCATAATCGCCAGCTGCACCCTCTTCGGCCTCTACCTCTTCTTCAAA ATTTTCTCACAAGAGTACATCAACTTGCTGCTGTCAATGTATTTCTTTGTCCTGGGGATTTTGGCACTGTCTCATACAATGAG TCCCTTCATGAACAGGATCTTCCCTGCTAACATTCCCATCAAGCAGTACCAGTTGCTCTTCACTCAGGGCTCAGGAGAGACCAAAGAAG AAATAGTCAACTATGAGTTTGACACCAAGGACATGATCTGCCTGGTCATCAGCACTGTGGTTGGGGTCTGGTACATCCTCAAGAAG CACTGGATTGCCAACAACCTCTTTGGCCTGGCGTTCGCCCTGAATGGGGTGGAACTTCTGCACCTAAACAATGTCAGTACTGGCTGCATCCTGCTGGGGGGGCTGTTTGTGTATGACGTCTTCTGG GTGTTTGGCACCAATGTCATGGTTACCGTGGCCAAGTCGTTCGAGGCACCCATTAAGT TGGTGTTTCCCCAGGACCTGTTCCAGAAGGGTCTAGGTGCCAATCAATTTGCCATGCTGGGTCTTGGAGATATTGTCATTCCAG GGATCTTCATTGCTTTACTCCTCCGCTTTGATGTCAG TCTGAAGAAGAACACCAGGACCTACTTCTACACCAGCTTCCTGGCCTACATCTTTGGCCTGGGTATGACCATCTGGGTCATGCACACCTTCAAACATGCCCAG CCTGCCTTGCTGTACCTGGTCCCAGCCTGTATTGGATTTCCGGTGGTTGTAGCGCTGTTGAAAGGAGAACTGACAGAGATGTTCAG GTACGAGGAAGTTTCTCCGGAAGATGCTGCAGCGAAAGAAGAGGCCACAGAGGCTGAGAAAAAAGATAAATGA
- the LOC120059340 gene encoding minor histocompatibility antigen H13-like isoform X2, giving the protein MADVDQGSVLPSETSPLILDGLNSTDSNGTDAVNATVAKFVATPEGTALAYGSLVFMALLPIFFGALRSVNCGKSKNSSDMPETITGRDAARFPIIASCTLFGLYLFFKIFSQEYINLLLSMYFFVLGILALSHTMSPFMNRIFPANIPIKQYQLLFTQGSGETKEEIVNYEFDTKDMICLVISTVVGVWYILKKHWIANNLFGLAFALNGVELLHLNNVSTGCILLGGLFVYDVFWVFGTNVMVTVAKSFEAPIKLVFPQDLFQKGLGANQFAMLGLGDIVIPGIFIALLLRFDVSLKKNTRTYFYTSFLAYIFGLGMTIWVMHTFKHAQPALLYLVPACIGFPVVVALLKGELTEMFRYEEVSPEDAAAKEEATEAEKKDK; this is encoded by the exons ATGGCGGATGTTGATCAAGGATCGGTCTTACCCAGCGAAACTTCACCTCTCATTCTGGATGGTCTGAATTCTACCGACTCAAATGGTACCGACGCTGTCAACGCGACTGTGGCCAAGTTTGTGGCGACACCGGAGGGAACGGCACTGGCATATGGCAGCCTTGTTTTTATGGCTCTGTTGCCCATTTTCTTCGGTGCACTGCGGTCAGTCAACTGTGGCAAAAGCAAG AACTCCTCAGACATGCCAGAGACCATCACAGGCAGGGACGCTGCACGGTTCCCCATAATCGCCAGCTGCACCCTCTTCGGCCTCTACCTCTTCTTCAAA ATTTTCTCACAAGAGTACATCAACTTGCTGCTGTCAATGTATTTCTTTGTCCTGGGGATTTTGGCACTGTCTCATACAATGAG TCCCTTCATGAACAGGATCTTCCCTGCTAACATTCCCATCAAGCAGTACCAGTTGCTCTTCACTCAGGGCTCAGGAGAGACCAAAGAAG AAATAGTCAACTATGAGTTTGACACCAAGGACATGATCTGCCTGGTCATCAGCACTGTGGTTGGGGTCTGGTACATCCTCAAGAAG CACTGGATTGCCAACAACCTCTTTGGCCTGGCGTTCGCCCTGAATGGGGTGGAACTTCTGCACCTAAACAATGTCAGTACTGGCTGCATCCTGCTGGGGGGGCTGTTTGTGTATGACGTCTTCTGG GTGTTTGGCACCAATGTCATGGTTACCGTGGCCAAGTCGTTCGAGGCACCCATTAAGT TGGTGTTTCCCCAGGACCTGTTCCAGAAGGGTCTAGGTGCCAATCAATTTGCCATGCTGGGTCTTGGAGATATTGTCATTCCAG GGATCTTCATTGCTTTACTCCTCCGCTTTGATGTCAG TCTGAAGAAGAACACCAGGACCTACTTCTACACCAGCTTCCTGGCCTACATCTTTGGCCTGGGTATGACCATCTGGGTCATGCACACCTTCAAACATGCCCAG CCTGCCTTGCTGTACCTGGTCCCAGCCTGTATTGGATTTCCGGTGGTTGTAGCGCTGTTGAAAGGAGAACTGACAGAGATGTTCAG GTACGAGGAAGTTTCTCCGGAAGATGCTGCAGCGAAAGAAGAGGCCACAGAGGCTGAGAAAAAAGATAAATGA
- the LOC120059340 gene encoding minor histocompatibility antigen H13-like isoform X3 has product MADVDQGSVLPSETSPLILDGLNSTDSNGTDAVNATVAKFVATPEGTALAYGSLVFMALLPIFFGALRSVNCGKSKNSSDMPETITGRDAARFPIIASCTLFGLYLFFKIFSQEYINLLLSMYFFVLGILALSHTMSPFMNRIFPANIPIKQYQLLFTQGSGETKEEIVNYEFDTKDMICLVISTVVGVWYILKKHWIANNLFGLAFALNGVELLHLNNVSTGCILLGGLFVYDVFWVFGTNVMVTVAKSFEAPIKLVFPQDLFQKGLGANQFAMLGLGDIVIPGIFIALLLRFDVSLKKNTRTYFYTSFLAYIFGLGMTIWVMHTFKHAQPALLYLVPACIGFPVVVALLKGELTEMFSYESSEEVLPHTPRLTHYPTVSGSPASLANSMQSSSSPRRRRNNPPM; this is encoded by the exons ATGGCGGATGTTGATCAAGGATCGGTCTTACCCAGCGAAACTTCACCTCTCATTCTGGATGGTCTGAATTCTACCGACTCAAATGGTACCGACGCTGTCAACGCGACTGTGGCCAAGTTTGTGGCGACACCGGAGGGAACGGCACTGGCATATGGCAGCCTTGTTTTTATGGCTCTGTTGCCCATTTTCTTCGGTGCACTGCGGTCAGTCAACTGTGGCAAAAGCAAG AACTCCTCAGACATGCCAGAGACCATCACAGGCAGGGACGCTGCACGGTTCCCCATAATCGCCAGCTGCACCCTCTTCGGCCTCTACCTCTTCTTCAAA ATTTTCTCACAAGAGTACATCAACTTGCTGCTGTCAATGTATTTCTTTGTCCTGGGGATTTTGGCACTGTCTCATACAATGAG TCCCTTCATGAACAGGATCTTCCCTGCTAACATTCCCATCAAGCAGTACCAGTTGCTCTTCACTCAGGGCTCAGGAGAGACCAAAGAAG AAATAGTCAACTATGAGTTTGACACCAAGGACATGATCTGCCTGGTCATCAGCACTGTGGTTGGGGTCTGGTACATCCTCAAGAAG CACTGGATTGCCAACAACCTCTTTGGCCTGGCGTTCGCCCTGAATGGGGTGGAACTTCTGCACCTAAACAATGTCAGTACTGGCTGCATCCTGCTGGGGGGGCTGTTTGTGTATGACGTCTTCTGG GTGTTTGGCACCAATGTCATGGTTACCGTGGCCAAGTCGTTCGAGGCACCCATTAAGT TGGTGTTTCCCCAGGACCTGTTCCAGAAGGGTCTAGGTGCCAATCAATTTGCCATGCTGGGTCTTGGAGATATTGTCATTCCAG GGATCTTCATTGCTTTACTCCTCCGCTTTGATGTCAG TCTGAAGAAGAACACCAGGACCTACTTCTACACCAGCTTCCTGGCCTACATCTTTGGCCTGGGTATGACCATCTGGGTCATGCACACCTTCAAACATGCCCAG CCTGCCTTGCTGTACCTGGTCCCAGCCTGTATTGGATTTCCGGTGGTTGTAGCGCTGTTGAAAGGAGAACTGACAGAGATGTTCAG CTATGAGTCCTCAGAGGAGGTGTTGCCACACACACCCCGGCTCACACACTACCCCACCGTGTCAGGCTCTCCCGCCAGCCTGGCTAACTCAATGCAGAGCTCCTCCTCGCCACGCCGGCGACGCAACAACCCACCTATGTAG